From a single Nicotiana tomentosiformis chromosome 2, ASM39032v3, whole genome shotgun sequence genomic region:
- the LOC104105600 gene encoding auxin transporter-like protein 4 has protein sequence MYSQKQGEEAIVSNFNETDHQDGEVEKSEEDQSIFSVKSLLWHGGSVWDAWFSCASNQVAQVLLTLPYSFSQLGMVSGIVLQVFYGIVGSWTAYLISVLYIEYRSRKEKEGVSFKNHVIQWFEVLDGLLGPYWKAVGLAFNCTFLLFGSVIQLIACASNIYYINDHLDKRTWTYIFGACCATTVFIPSFHNYRIWSFLGLGMTTYTAWYLTIAAVVHGQVENVQHSAPAKLVLYFTGATNILYTFGGHAVTVEIMHAMWKPQKFKYIYLIATLYVFTLTIPSASAVYWAFGDQLLNHSNAFSLLPKDGWRDAAVILMLIHQFITFGFACTPLYFVWEKVIGMHDTKSICLRALVRLPVVIPIWFLAIIFPFFGPINSAVGALLVSFTVYIIPALAHMLTYRTASARQNAAEKPPSFMPSWTVMYVINIFVVGWCLVVGFGFGGWASMTNFIKQVDTFGLFAKCYQCKPAVPPSSLPPHPPPNATVHH, from the exons ATGTATTCTCAGAAGCAAGGAGAGGAAGCAATTGTGTCAAACTTTAATGAAACTGATCATCAAGATGGAGAAGTTGAGAAATCAGAAGAAGATCAGTCCATTTTCAGTGTCAAAAGTCTCCTTTGGCATGGTGGTTCTGTTTGGGATGCTTGGTTCAGTTGTGCTTCTAATCAA GTAGCTCAAGTGTTGTTGACACTACCATATTCTTTTTCTCAACTTGGTATGGTATCAGGCATAGTGCTACAAGTATTCTATGGTATTGTTGGGAGCTGGACTGCATACCTTATCAGTGTTCTTTACATAGAGTACAgaagtagaaaagaaaaagaaggtgTTAGCTTCAAGAATCATGTCATTCAG TGGTTTGAAGTGCTAGATGGACTATTGGGTCCTTACTGGAAAGCAGTGGGACTTGCCTTCAACTGTACGTTCCTTTTGTTTGGATCTGTCATTCAACTTATTGCTTGCGCAAG TAATATATATTACATCAATGACCATTTAGACAAGAGGACATGGACATACATATTTGGAGCTTGTTGTGCCACCACAGTTTTTATTCCTTCTTTCCATAACTACCGAATTTGGTCATTCCTGGGCCTTGGGATGACCACTTACACAGCATGGTACTTAACTATTGCTGCTGTCGTTCATGGCCAG GTTGAAAATGTGCAACACTCTGCTCCAGCAAAGCTTGTGCTGTATTTCACTGGTGCCACCAATATTCTTTACACCTTTGGCGGACATGCTGTTACTGT GGAAATTATGCATGCAATGTGGAAACCCCAGAAGTTCAAATACATTTACTTAATAGCCACACTCTACGTTTTCACCCTAACCATTCCATCAGCTTCAGCTGTCTACTGGGCATTTGGTGATCAACTTTTAAACCACAGTAACGCATTTTCGCTTCTGCCCAAAGACGGATGGCGCGACGCTGCAGTAATCTTGATGTTAATTCACCAGTTTATCACATTTGGATTTGCTTGTACTCCATTGTACTTTGTGTGGGAGAAGGTGATAGGAATGCATGACACTAAAAGTATATGCTTAAGGGCATTGGTTAGGTTGCCTGTCGTGATACCTATATGGTTTTTGGCTATTATTTTCCCATTTTTTGGCCCTATTAACTCTGCAGTTGGGGCTCTTTTGGTTAGTTTCACAGTCTACATCATTCCAGCTCTTGCCCATATGCTCACTTATAGAACAGCTTCTGCTCGACAG aATGCGGCGGAGAAGCCACCATCTTTCATGCCAAGCTGGACTGTAATGTACGTCATTAACATATTTGTAGTGGGTTGGTGTTTAGTCGTTGGGTTTGGATTTGGAGGATGGGCTAGCATGACCAATTTCATCAAACAAGTTGATACATTTGGCCTTTTTGCAAAGTGTTATCAATGCAAACCTGCAGTTCCTCCGTCAAGTCTACCACCACATCCGCCACCTAACGCCACCGTACACCACTAG